The following coding sequences lie in one Methanothermobacter sp. MT-2 genomic window:
- a CDS encoding precorrin-3B C17-methyltransferase — translation MIKIVGIGPTREDMTFRAFKAIEEADVIIGYKRYVDRIRDIIEGKEIIEKGMREEIRRAEIAIRKHMEGKNVVLISSGDPGVFGMANVFFHLIDKYSNIEVEVIPGVTAANYGASILGAPLHDFAVISLSDILTPLSEIKKKVENAVTAGFVIVFYNPRGKRREKPLIEALKIIREHLAFETPVGIVRSGTAKITTLGGLEVGEIDMSTLLIIGNPTTYIREGHMITPRGYALKHFIHPLAREYYEKYIKGEIQEGSNLECGYYPCHFEGQDCTFCYCPFYPCGDGSTGGYWIKDKGVWSCQECEWIHEKDTVKCLKKSLDNIIEDVEDLNKKKRELLKLRRHCIYKTRLV, via the coding sequence ATGATTAAAATTGTTGGTATCGGCCCTACAAGGGAGGATATGACATTCAGGGCCTTTAAAGCCATAGAAGAGGCTGATGTTATAATAGGCTATAAAAGGTATGTTGATAGAATCCGTGATATCATAGAGGGTAAGGAGATAATCGAGAAAGGGATGCGAGAAGAGATCAGGAGAGCGGAAATCGCAATAAGGAAGCACATGGAAGGAAAGAACGTGGTGCTTATAAGTTCTGGGGATCCTGGGGTTTTTGGGATGGCTAATGTATTTTTTCATTTAATAGATAAATATTCCAATATAGAAGTTGAGGTAATACCTGGTGTGACAGCTGCAAATTATGGGGCTTCAATCCTTGGGGCTCCATTACATGATTTTGCTGTTATAAGTTTAAGTGATATTTTAACACCACTTTCTGAAATAAAAAAGAAGGTTGAAAATGCTGTGACAGCAGGTTTTGTGATAGTATTTTATAATCCAAGGGGCAAAAGAAGGGAAAAGCCGTTAATTGAGGCTTTAAAGATAATTAGGGAACATTTAGCCTTTGAAACACCTGTTGGGATTGTTAGGAGTGGAACGGCTAAGATAACCACTCTTGGGGGTTTGGAGGTTGGGGAGATAGACATGTCAACCCTTTTAATAATTGGGAATCCCACAACGTATATTAGAGAAGGTCACATGATAACGCCGAGGGGATATGCCCTTAAACATTTTATCCACCCCCTTGCGCGTGAATATTATGAAAAATATATTAAAGGGGAAATACAGGAGGGTTCGAATCTAGAATGTGGGTATTACCCATGTCATTTTGAAGGACAGGATTGCACATTCTGCTACTGTCCATTTTATCCATGTGGTGACGGTTCAACTGGAGGTTACTGGATAAAAGATAAAGGTGTTTGGAGTTGTCAAGAATGTGAATGGATCCATGAAAAAGACACGGTTAAATGTTTAAAGAAAAGTTTGGATAATATAATAGAAGATGTTGAAGATCTTAACAAGAAAAAAAGGGAACTTTTAAAGTTGAGGAGGCATTGTATCTATAAAACTAGATTAGTGTGA
- a CDS encoding sirohydrochlorin cobaltchelatase — MDSNSNQQDKIGILLVGHGSRLPYGEEVIKELAELYKLEVEYPVAVGFMNISKPTIPEAIKELSKKGVNKIIVTPVFLAHGVHTKHDIPHILGIDKEEHHHHHHEHDEKADFDGEIIYTEPLGADPRIVEIIKDRVNSAL; from the coding sequence ATGGATTCAAATTCAAACCAACAAGATAAAATAGGAATTTTACTAGTAGGCCATGGAAGCAGACTTCCATATGGAGAAGAAGTTATAAAAGAACTCGCCGAACTCTACAAGCTAGAAGTAGAATATCCAGTTGCGGTAGGTTTCATGAACATTTCAAAACCAACAATACCCGAAGCCATAAAAGAACTTTCAAAAAAAGGCGTTAACAAGATAATCGTCACACCAGTGTTCCTTGCCCATGGAGTCCACACAAAACATGACATACCCCACATACTAGGAATAGACAAAGAAGAACATCACCATCATCACCATGAACATGATGAAAAGGCAGATTTTGATGGTGAAATAATCTATACAGAACCCCTCGGCGCAGACCCGAGAATTGTCGAAATAATAAAAGATAGGGTGAACTCAGCCCTATAA
- a CDS encoding nucleic acid-binding protein — protein MSETVRTWRHIPQRYNLLGSRCLKCGSVFFPRRIVCPNCRRKGELEDIKFAGRGKIYSYSVIHTPSDEFKNLAPYVVAIVELEEGVKVTTQIVDCDPNNIKIGDEVEVVFRKIREEGQDGVITYGFKFKPTR, from the coding sequence ATGTCAGAAACCGTGAGAACATGGCGTCATATCCCCCAACGTTACAATCTACTAGGCTCCAGATGTCTAAAATGTGGTTCTGTATTCTTTCCCAGGCGCATAGTCTGCCCAAATTGCAGGAGAAAAGGCGAACTAGAGGACATAAAATTCGCGGGGAGGGGTAAAATATACAGTTACTCAGTAATACACACCCCCAGCGATGAATTCAAAAACTTGGCACCATATGTTGTGGCAATAGTCGAATTAGAAGAAGGAGTTAAAGTAACCACACAAATCGTTGACTGCGACCCCAACAACATAAAAATAGGAGACGAAGTCGAAGTAGTATTCAGAAAAATAAGGGAAGAAGGACAAGATGGAGTGATAACATATGGATTCAAATTCAAACCAACAAGATAA
- a CDS encoding potassium ion transport protein translates to MSRASVKDILIEMKNLSELMVDLAYSALLFNSKDAAEEVKKLENKVNRLNYEIKKESLLAARSVEDAEELTALLEVGQAAENIADAAKDIAELVLKGIKPHPVFKMVMEESDEIIVRVTIEEGSELAGKSLGEILLGTRTGMRIIAIRRDESWIYGPDRNTVLAEKDILIAKGNEAGAELLRKLAKNEMSLDEL, encoded by the coding sequence TTGTCCAGGGCTAGTGTTAAAGATATCCTGATTGAAATGAAAAACCTTTCAGAATTAATGGTTGATTTAGCATATTCCGCGCTTTTATTTAATAGTAAAGATGCTGCAGAGGAAGTTAAAAAGTTAGAGAATAAGGTGAACAGGCTTAACTATGAGATCAAGAAGGAGTCTCTACTCGCCGCAAGATCTGTTGAAGATGCGGAGGAACTCACAGCCCTGCTCGAGGTGGGACAAGCCGCTGAAAACATAGCAGACGCCGCTAAGGACATCGCAGAATTAGTTTTGAAGGGTATAAAACCGCATCCAGTGTTTAAAATGGTGATGGAGGAGTCTGATGAGATAATCGTCAGGGTAACAATAGAAGAGGGATCTGAACTCGCCGGAAAATCATTAGGGGAAATCCTATTAGGGACAAGGACTGGTATGCGCATAATAGCCATAAGAAGAGACGAATCTTGGATTTATGGACCCGACAGGAACACAGTCCTTGCTGAGAAAGATATCCTCATAGCCAAGGGCAACGAAGCAGGGGCGGAATTATTAAGAAAACTTGCAAAAAATGAAATGTCACTCGATGAACTCTAA
- a CDS encoding divalent cation transporter, with the protein MMKKLTEKIRIILDHLLTCLVNVSIISSKAFIRFFETFKKINFFIKSIQRTLGESLVALLICAIGDLIAGIVLGKMSHLLEAYPGLIVLIPGAIGMRGNIFGALGSRLGSNLHIGILSTELRKSKVLNENIEATIILTLIMSIFLGFMAWLICEISNFKNIGMVDFTIISVMGGIISGIFLLPATILIALKSYENGWDPDNITTPLIAASGDLFTLPSLFIAILFLELVKNTILEFTFFLLFILLGLIGFLIGLRGGKYLKSIVSQSVPVLLLCSIFGTTAGSILNTKLSTILDNPSILALVPLFSGESGDLVSILGARLSSGLHSGIIPPSLIPRKGALHNFGIIIILSIIIYPTIGVLAYLISTALGLPTIPIHKMVMISSFAGYILTPFLLILGFYLNSLSYRRELDPDNVVVPLSTSLTDPMANLCLVLMIILLLNV; encoded by the coding sequence ATGATGAAAAAATTAACAGAGAAAATCAGGATTATATTGGATCACCTGCTCACATGTCTAGTTAATGTTTCAATAATCTCTTCAAAAGCTTTTATAAGATTCTTCGAAACCTTCAAGAAAATAAATTTTTTTATAAAAAGCATACAACGCACACTAGGTGAAAGTCTAGTCGCACTTCTTATATGCGCAATCGGCGACCTCATAGCAGGCATAGTCCTTGGTAAAATGTCACATTTATTAGAAGCTTACCCAGGCCTTATTGTACTTATACCTGGTGCAATTGGAATGAGAGGTAACATCTTCGGTGCTCTAGGTTCACGTCTCGGATCAAACCTTCACATTGGTATATTATCCACCGAACTTAGAAAGTCTAAGGTTTTAAATGAGAACATAGAAGCTACAATAATCCTTACCTTGATAATGTCAATATTTCTAGGATTCATGGCATGGTTGATCTGTGAAATTTCAAATTTTAAAAATATAGGGATGGTTGATTTCACCATAATATCAGTGATGGGCGGTATAATCTCTGGGATCTTTCTATTACCTGCCACGATTCTCATTGCACTCAAAAGTTATGAGAATGGATGGGATCCTGATAATATCACAACACCACTGATAGCAGCATCAGGGGACTTGTTCACATTACCATCACTTTTTATAGCCATCCTATTTCTAGAATTGGTGAAAAATACGATCCTAGAATTTACATTTTTCCTTCTATTCATTTTATTGGGTTTAATAGGTTTTCTAATAGGCTTAAGGGGTGGTAAGTATTTGAAGAGTATAGTTAGTCAAAGCGTCCCCGTACTCCTCCTCTGCTCAATCTTTGGAACAACCGCAGGTAGCATACTAAACACAAAACTATCCACAATATTAGATAATCCTAGTATACTCGCACTTGTACCATTATTTTCAGGGGAAAGCGGAGACCTTGTAAGCATACTGGGCGCTAGACTATCCTCTGGTTTGCACTCAGGTATTATACCCCCAAGTTTAATACCTAGAAAAGGAGCCCTTCATAACTTTGGGATAATCATAATACTGTCAATTATAATCTACCCAACAATAGGAGTTTTAGCCTATCTTATAAGCACGGCATTAGGCCTGCCAACTATTCCAATCCATAAAATGGTCATGATAAGTTCATTTGCAGGTTATATCCTAACACCCTTCCTCCTGATCCTAGGATTCTATCTAAATTCTCTCTCATATAGAAGAGAATTAGACCCGGATAATGTTGTTGTACCCCTTTCAACAAGTTTAACAGATCCTATGGCAAATCTTTGCCTTGTTTTAATGATAATACTCCTTCTGAACGTGTGA
- a CDS encoding thiamine-monophosphate kinase, producing the protein MAIKMKISDLGEKKLIERIISNIRFHLKDFHIEGLGDDAALIDMGKEYIVATSDLLRQTSHFPKPMTHEQMGWKSVTVNVSDLAAMGAEPLGFLISMGLPSEMKVEKFDELLEGILKACHYYKIPLIGGDTNEADEIILAGAAIGRTPKKDVLLKKGSREGDLVAVTGPLGLAAAGIKILLSDKINSVPIADDALSRVLDHALKPVARLKEALIIAKSHLVNAATDITDGLVSELNELINASPKNLGIRLYEERIPIPPEVEKIAEFFNVDPIELGLYYGEDFELLFTIPQGNVIPLQGQLDFHIIGEVTNTGIIEIIDKERETYTLPVKGYEHLRGWN; encoded by the coding sequence TTGGCTATAAAAATGAAAATTTCAGATCTGGGAGAGAAAAAACTTATAGAAAGGATAATATCTAATATAAGGTTCCATTTGAAAGATTTTCACATTGAAGGTCTTGGTGATGACGCAGCCCTCATAGACATGGGCAAAGAATATATTGTTGCAACCAGCGACCTATTAAGACAAACCTCACATTTCCCCAAGCCCATGACACATGAACAAATGGGCTGGAAAAGTGTAACAGTGAATGTAAGTGATCTAGCCGCCATGGGGGCGGAACCATTAGGATTCTTAATATCCATGGGTCTTCCAAGTGAAATGAAAGTCGAAAAATTCGACGAACTTCTTGAAGGCATACTCAAAGCCTGCCATTACTACAAGATACCCCTTATCGGTGGAGACACAAACGAAGCAGATGAAATAATATTGGCAGGGGCGGCTATTGGCAGAACACCGAAAAAGGACGTGCTATTAAAGAAGGGTTCAAGGGAAGGCGATTTAGTGGCGGTAACAGGACCCTTAGGTCTTGCAGCGGCCGGTATAAAAATACTTCTTTCAGATAAGATAAATTCAGTCCCTATAGCTGACGATGCTCTCTCCAGGGTATTAGATCATGCCCTTAAACCCGTTGCAAGGTTAAAAGAGGCGCTTATAATAGCAAAATCGCATCTTGTAAACGCGGCCACTGATATAACAGATGGACTGGTGAGTGAACTGAATGAACTGATAAACGCCTCCCCCAAAAACCTTGGTATAAGATTATACGAGGAAAGGATCCCCATACCACCGGAGGTTGAGAAAATAGCGGAATTTTTCAATGTGGACCCTATTGAATTAGGACTTTATTATGGTGAAGATTTTGAACTCCTTTTCACAATCCCTCAGGGAAATGTCATCCCACTCCAGGGACAATTAGATTTCCATATCATAGGCGAAGTCACCAATACTGGAATCATTGAAATAATTGATAAAGAAAGAGAGACATACACATTACCAGTGAAAGGATATGAACATCTGAGGGGTTGGAATTGA